The segment aaaaataaaaacatgcaaaaaatacataaaaactttTCTACTTCATAGGAATTGTGGCACTGCAGAATTTCTAAGCAGTTCAAttaagggtttttctttttttttagtgtgagATTATGTTACTGCAATGgaagattaatttattattagACTTTACAAATCAAAAGCATCTGTCTTGGTAGTGCAAAAATTTCTTTCACTTGTCACAATTGATCCGTACATACTGATTGACAGAGTAGAACAGTCGGTGGGGATTCTCAGGTACTGTGTTAAATTTTTGTTACTTTGCAGAGTAAAACTACATTGTCTATTTTGACTAGTTATAAATCTGAACAAACATCATATGGGTTTCCACAAGGATCCATTCTTGGgccagtattatttaatattcatttacaggactgtctcagaaaatttgaatattgtgataaagttctttatcttctgtaatgcaattaaaaaacatgaaatgtcatacattctggattcattacaaataagCTGAAATAtggcaagccttttattgttttaatatcgctgattatggcttacagctgaagaaacccaaatatcccatctcaaaatattagaatatttcctcagaccaagtaaaaacaaaatcaaacatttgaaaatgcccattaatgcactcagtacttggttgggaatccttttgcacagattactgcatcaatgcggcgtggcatggaggcaatcagcctgtggcattgctgaggtgttatggatgcccaggatgcttcaatagcggcctttagctcatttgcattgttggctctggtgtctttcagcttcttcttcacaataccccacaaattctcgatggggttcaggtcaggggaattggcaggccaatcaaggacagtaatgccatggtcagtacaccagttactgtgacaatcttatgtcgtctcttaaccactaccatacttgtgatttagtttagtgaaccaagctgagtgtttttcaaggctcaggaaagcctgcagtgtttcgagttaattagacgattcaagtgattagttgaatagcctactagtatactttttcacgatattctaatattttgagataggatatttgggtttcttgagctgtaagccataatcagcgatattaaaacaataaaaggcttgccaTATTTCAGcttatttgtaatgaatccagaatgtatgacatttcatgttttttaattgcattacagaaaataaagaactttatcacaatattctaattttctgagacagtcctgtatatccCTATCTCAGAATATGGCGTTCTACAATTCTTAAcatgtatgctgatgacatttttaatttctgtccCCACAAAGTTCCTGAGTGTGACACTACTATATTTCTTGTTATTGATGTCATTTTTTTGAAACCTTTGttcctttattttaatatatagcACTTTGTGTATGAATGGTGCTTCACAAATGAAGCTGCCTTGCTTTACTATGGGTGCCCAGGAATGAGGTTTACTGTATAAAGTCCTTAGtatcaggaaaaataaaatccacaaagTGATATGAAGCATTTCTCATTTAATTCTTTCCCAGACAAACATAGAAAGATCATTATGATGTCCATAACAAAATCATccacaaaaagattttttttgacaTCTGTATAAATACAAGAAATCATCTCACTTGTTGGTAAAAAGTGAACGTGAAACCACAGTGTAACATCATTTCAGATTTACAAACGTTAATCACCACCAGTCTAttgatattttaatgttttaagagTCTTTCAAGAGTCAGAATAAACTGGTTGCTCAAAGAAAGATTGAAGTTTGCAAGGTTTTCGTCCGACAAAAGTCTGTTACGGTATTTATAACAAAAAGGAACTCTACAACAAAATAGTTTAAGTAAAAATGACTGGTCTTTCGTCTCTCCAACCACAACTAGGATTACCAAAatcatgcaaaaaacaaaacacgtaAAAACTTGTCATAAAAACGACTCCCAATGGACTTTCTACATGGCAGATTAAGGCAATAGAAAGAAATGTCTTCAAAATGTATAATCATGTGTATGTGTGCGTACACGTCTCAGTTCAAACAACTTGTATGAAGAATTCAAATTTTCCCATgtcacaatttatttatttttttcagttaatttccagaaaaaagaaaaaaaaaaaaacgttcccCTTAAAAATTATTcttggaagaaaagaaaaaaaaaaagtttcacattTGACAAAAAAGTTTACAAACAATTCattctcaattaaaaaaacaacaacaacaacctctATACAGGTTTCTGCACAGTGCAATCACCAAACTAGAAAAAAGCCCTTACAATCAATACATATGGCGTGGCTTTTTCTAGCaaaagactggaaaaaataCCTGTAAAAAGTCATTTAGAACGCAgaagaaagcattttttttaaaaaaaaagcacacaagcTACTTAGAAAAGGGTAGACTTAATCATAGTGATAACATTGATAGAATTAGAAAGACAGCATTTAGTGATGTTACAGTTTCATCGCTTGACCCCATCAACCAAAAGCTTTAGTCATGGGGCCCCCTGGTGGCTTCTACCAGTTACTGCGATCTCAATGGAATTAAAAATGTTCTAAATATTAAAccaaatttaatgttttatttatttatttatttttttcttcagctaaAGAATGTTATTCCAGCCCAAGAATGTTATCAGTCCCAGCATCATTGGATGGGAAGAAATTAGGGtaagtctgcaatttttgtctTACAACTATTAAACACCAATATGACAAGACCACATTTTGGACTGTCTGTAGACAAAGGAATGTcataaaataattaacaaacCCATTTTAATAGAACATCCATTCGTTTTAAGTGCAGATTATTTAACTAATCACCCTTATAGGCGGGTGGGAATGCTTTAATTACCGTCATACTACAATGTTTGATTTAGAGAAATGGGTTCAGTAGTCTAAATCAAACATGCAATCGTGAAATATTAATGATTCCACTGAAATGTTCTGCCGTTTGTAGTAAAACAAATcaataagaaacaacaaacagaatgaCTGCAGGTATTCTCTCTCTACTTTAGATAATAACTTTAAATTCGTTTTTTATTTCTGGTCAGAAGCGTGTATTTATTCATCATGGGTATGAATGTCATCATGCTTTTGGGATTTTACTGATTCATTTCAACCATATTTTGGCAGGGTGGAGGGTTTATATCCCAGGctgttaattttaaaaacacaagttaGGAGCACATGTTTGAATTCTTATAAGTTATACATACAGTCTCAAATGCATGTATAATGTACATACTTTTccaataatttttattttgaaatcccCATAGCAAGTTGCAGAAACCAAACTTTTTGTTGACTCAAAAAGTTTCTGGCATATTTTTGTCAAGATATTAGACCACTATTCCTGTCTCAGTTTGGTTGCttattaaaatcatttttttctggCACAGACTCGGCTTTAGTGAACAAAGACAAGCctaataaactgttttattgtgAGGGAAAGAAGAAGGATTGAGCCGTTTGGCCACAGTGATGAGAAGCATGTTTGGAGGAGTCAAGTTAAGTAAGTAGGTCAGAGACCATAAGAACTGATAAGCTTGGCGGTGTTGGTGGCagaattatgatctaaatggtaCTGGTGCATTGGACAAAATGGGTCGGATGAGAAAGATAGAGAACCACCTCTGAATCCTTCAACATCAAATCAACTTGAAGGTTGGACACAATTGGTTGTTAAAACAGGAAGATAATCTCTcccccaataaaaaaaaaaaaatctataacaCATTTCTGAAATTGGCCCAAAGTCAATCCTATTGAAAATGTATGGACTATGCTGAAAAGCTGGATCTTTTATCAGGAAACTGATCACCTTAAAAGTAACCATTTCTGTCAAGAAGAGGGGTCACATATGCAGCCAGAATTATGCCTGGAACTGGTTAATGGAtccgaaaaaaaaagaaaaaaaattgaagttTTCCTGAACATTGCAAGGGGActcatatttaaatattagtggCGTATGTAAATATTTGAGCTTGTTTGTGTAATTTTGACTTTCAAGAAAAATCCTCATGAGTTCAACCTTGAACACCCAGACCTggtttttaaatccttaaaaaaggtTGTACTTTATAGAATCACTGAATCTGAAAtaagaacagcaaaaacaacCATTAAAGGCTTGAGAATATTGACATTCATGCAGatgatgagtgtatgtaaacttctgactgggACTGTGATATTACCATAACTGGTGTCTAATGGGTCTTATTAGTTTCTGCTGACAAATTGAGGCTATTCTTTAATTAACAGGAAAATGTTTCTGATCTATGAAAGCCATCTCTTCCCATCGGTTTAGAGCCTAACGAAATTCTTGAGTCCGTCAGCGAACATCTGAGcgtgcagggggggggggggggggggggtaatatcCTTCTACCTTCGACACAAAGTACTTACGAAAATTGCAGAGAGGCAGTGGGAGATCAAAGAACACAAAGTGCAAAGTTTGGGTGACAAACCAAACTCCAGACTTTGTAAAAACCcgtgttttagttttttggggTCGACAATTACATAAAGCCctctcagataaaaaaaaaaaaaaaaaattaaacaaagaagGAAATACATTTCCAAAAACCATTTAACATGTAGCATTACTAAAAGCCCACCTGAAAGGCTGCCTCTCTTTGCGGTTTAGCAAATAGTGCAAAATTAGTTACAATTGCCAGTCCATAGGACCGCCTCTCAGTGCAGCAGGTTGAATCTGCTGCTCGCTGTCATCTTGTTGCTATTTAAATGTTACGCATCCAAGACAGAAACTGTACCTGGTAATTATTGCATGTGACACGCCTAACAATCATTTGCATAACGTTTGTGGAGACCTGTGTTGTTCCTTCAAGTTTCCCGTCGGACCTTCTTCTTCTGGGAGGGCTTCTGAGGTTCGACGGTCGGCTCAGACTTCTCTGGGAGAAGGCAACACAACAGAGGGGGAGTTTAGAGTTAAACGCTTTGGCGTATGGATGGAAAGAGACACTTTAAGTTAAAAGATCAGTATTGTGAGTTGCCAGCTGTGAATTAACATGGATTTAACGAGCCTGAACTCACTCTGAGAGGACGATATGCTGGTATTCTGTAAGGGCAGCGCAGGATGCTCCGGGGCTTTGGTTACTGCACTGTGTACAGAGGCTGCACTTGGAGTCTATAACCAATCAAATGCAAAGAAAGgattacaataaaaaacagcttaatttaacaaattattcTTATTCAAATAagttcgtaaaaaaaaaatggcgttTCCTACCAGGGTATCAGAAGCAGGctcttcttctgtcttcttcttctttttcctcttcttcttagATTTAGCAGCTCCCTCCGAGGGATCGTCAATCTCCTTCTCGTCTTCTGATACCTTCGAttgaaataacaataataaaatcacCCGTTCTTAATACACAGGACAgagttcctacagcataaggcaagttaaattcaatactttttaatgccacttgaaataaaaagttaagaccaacttcacgataaacaagataaacctggttgcgacaacttcacccaaatgtttattttcacataaaccattactttctggcccagtagacatgttcaaaatttttaaaaacattccatataggaagaaagctaaaaaacacaaattacagatatattttttaacaactactgaactgaattcacaaactttgttttgttccctactaaaataaactataaaaccacaacataaccagtgccaactctttttcacagctatggtccggccgcaacagtttttattggttcccctatcgggacggaaccaataatggttacattgagccgttcggtaaatttaaaaaattataattgtgtcaattattttactgtttggtaaggattacaaaaataaaatcctatttatgacctggtaacaattttaagacctaagaaagactgatttaagacattttaatgccaattaaagccttagttttatattacagaattcaatgccttttaagactttttaaggatccgcaggaaccctgcAGGATACTCAAAACTGTAGTTTTCTGACATGTAACCATGTACAAGTATTCCAGGAAAGTTGAGAGAAAGGAAAAGAGTTCAGCAATGAAATATAGCACTCTGTGTGTTAAGAATCCAGATGCACACATTAGCGGCACGAGTCCAATAACGAGTACCAAACGCTGTTCAAACAACGTTGTGACAGGTATGTATTATTTTTCCTCCCTATTTTCACGCAGGCAGAAGTTATTTACTTCTCCTTTAGAGCAAACACTTATTTAATTTTGgaatattttcataaaaaaagagatccaccttaaaaaaaaaggcgttTTGTTTGGCTAatggccagcagggggcactGCTAAATTCATTGAAAAAGCTTCAAAATACTTTTCATTTTGAGGTAAATTTACGGCCTGCAACCTTAGAGACCcttaatatttatatatataaaaaaaaaatattctatatATTTATGCAAGGCTATCTATTTAAAAGAACAGATAGCAAGATACCAATCCCCTTATCCTTTTCTTCTGCCGCTTAACTGACCACGTGCTGAACCCTGAACCCAAAACTGAGATATGCACAGAGCTATGACTTGTgtgcttcctcctcctcctcctcctcctcctcctcccccaaCAGATGCATAGTATGAGCAACAACTACTGGTGTGTGTAGGAGAATTAAAACCTTGGGCTGATCCTGCTGCGgagtagctgctgctgctgctgccaccgGCACAGGAGGCTCTTCGTAATTTCCCCAGTGCTCTGCTGGGGCGTTCCAGTCGGAGGTGGAATCTGCTGCCACCCCCTCTGCAAAAAGGTGTAACCAGGAGTCGCAGGTTAGACACCAGAAATAAAGAACACCCCAACAGATGGTTTATAAACAAGTTGGCGTCATTtagggagagaggggggggagaAGGCAATAGTAGCTACTCACTGAATCCGGACCATTGATCATCAACGCTGGGTTGGTTAACCCACTGCATCTTAGCTGAAGTTGATAATGCATCTAGGAGAGAAAGTGGggtattattcttttttttttttttggtaaggcTAAAAAGGCTAAAATCTACTGTGGCTTACGAAGTGAGGCTTGACAGTAGCCTTCTTTTTAGTTCCTGGATAACGAAACCAGGAAGTAGAGCAGATTAGCTAACACCAACCTGTGGAGTTTGGCTGCAGGACAGAAAAGGCCATTTTCTTCATCTTGCCGTCCACGCTGCTCCAAGCTGCTGCAAAAAACACACGGACAGAATGACAGTGTTTGAATGACCATTTCTAAAGCAGCTAGGTCATTAGcagcacaatttttttttttttattattttaaaaacagtaaacgTATCTGCTAAAGTATCATTTGTACTTTTTTAACTAAttctaaagaagaagaagaagaagaaaaaaaacacctctaAAGTCTCTACAGATGCAATAAGCTGTCATTTGTTACAGTCTTATCAGAACCAAAAGAGGTaagtcataaagccatagccTGAATGTGTAGGGTACGTTTCTATTAAGCACTATATGACACCTCAAAATAAAAGTCCAATGCAATCGATTTCCTTCAGCGGTCACCGAACTGGTAAATAGAGTCCAGCTGTGtgcaatttaatctcagtataaatccagctgttctgtggacAATAATGAACGAACATCAACATGAAGATCAAGGAGCACCGCGGACAGGACAGGGAGAAAGCTGTGAAGAAAtctaaagttgttttaaaacagtACCCCAAACTTTTTGACATCTTACTGGATgcaccaattcaattcaattttatttatatagcgctaattcatgaagcatgtcatctcaaggcactttacaaagtcaaattcaatcatattatacagattggtcaagaatttcctatataagggaaccagttgattgcatcaaagtcccgacaagcagcattcactcctggagaagcgtagagccacagggagagtcgtctgcattgtccatggctttgcagcaatccctcatactgagcaagcatgaagcgacagtgggaaagaaaaactccccactttgtgttgatctaacACATCCtattaaaagatttttaaaggCGTGTGTGAGAAACATGAATGTGGTTAAGCACAGCGGTACCTTGAGACTCCTGGGTCCAGGGCTGGGGGTCAGTCTGGGGTCTGTATCGTGCCGACGCAGATACGGAGCTCCACTTGGttccttccacagagccactcGGACCGCTGGCCTTCAACGAGACGTCAGACCAGCCTCCACCGTTGACCGTGGGCTCTACTTTCCGAGCGGGGGAAGAAGCTACAGCACAAGTGGTAGTGAAAAGAAGGAAATGCATAAAGCTAATACGTTACATTAAAAACGTTGTCATGTTATATAAACATGCTGTTGATGCAGTTTTATTCGCTGCAGAACGGCAAAAGAAAGTGACGTTTAATTGCCATAGAAGctcaaaatttatattttcttctaAAGATTGCCTCCTCATTAAGATGTAACACGTCAAAGTTTGTTAGAGATAAAGAGAACAGACGTACAGCTCAAAGGTTCAGCTTTGCCTTTGCCACTGGCTGGGTCTCCCTTTGTGCTCGGTCTCGATTGCTGGTTCTCTGTATCAATCGTAAGAGCAAATAGACTTTAGACATAATACTTTAGAAATAAGTGCATTTGTGTTGACTTGGTGACATCAGAATGAATTTGTTAAGAACCGTGTAAATAAACACGCTTTAGCTGCACGTGGGTTGTTGCATCAGATTctcctgttttaaaaacaacagaaggaGCTGCGTCCTCAGCAGGCGATTACCGTTGTTTCCTCGTTTCTTCTTGCCGGTTACTGAGGCGGCGGGCGGGTCGACGTGAGGTTTGTACGCTTCAACGCCTCCCGGACTACCAGAATCCTCGGAACCCTTTTCTTTCCTTCGCTGTTGTCTCTTCTCTCGGTTGCTGACTTTAGTCTCCCATGCACCTtgtagacagacagacataaaGCGACAAGGAATGATTATGCGACTATCAATaggataaaaacattttcttcttaagactttttttatatcaatttTCAAGAGTTGACAAAGACTCTTAAATTCATTTAAGGCCATTATAATAAATGGTTATGTTGACCCAACTCTTCTCCTGAcagctctgactgtatgtttagCCATAAAGTCTTCAAACTAACGGCTGTCCTGTCGAGcaattcttccacctgagctgcagatcctccagagatacCGTGGGAATCTTAGTTGCTTCTCTGAGTCGTGTTTTTCTAGCCCGGCCAGTCGTTTTAAGCGCTCCCAACATATTCGAGGGTTGTGATTTTAGTTCCTACTCTCACTCGGCTTCAAACGTCTGTGTAGCTTCACCCCTGACCagtctgctgtgcttctggggTCCTCGTTCTGAAGTTCGCTCACTACTATTTGACAACAAACCTCCAGAggcactttttagatttttatttgtaaaaaaaaaaaaaaaaaaaaaaaaaaaaaaaaactttgaacagTAAGTATCTTTGTCCTTTTACGTCAACATTATGTGGGATTTAGTTATGGTCTATTACGTaaagtcccaaaaaaaaaaagatactttgCATTTTGTAGTTGCAACGTCACAAAATGTGAGATAGTGTAAGTGGTGTTAATaatagtgttgcgccgatgccattttttggccctgatacccgatacctggctgtgcgaCGAGACGACGAAGGCCGGCTTTAATAACAATAAAGCTCTGTgaaattgatatatatatatatatatatatatatatatatatatatatatatatatatatatatatatatatatatatatatatatatatatatatatatatatatatatatatatatatatgaatacctgcatactacttagggtagtagaactttttattgcctacctggaatgggtgacaatagttgaataaacttttggctctcaaaggccaaaatagtgcaatattcgtgaaattataacatgtattaATAGTAgacaacagtaagacagtaaaattacattaataattgaataatctcttttaaaccctgagttttggctctcaaatgccaaaatagtgcaactttcatggacttatataacatatataatactagtcgggagagagaaggatttgttcaagtg is part of the Fundulus heteroclitus isolate FHET01 chromosome 13, MU-UCD_Fhet_4.1, whole genome shotgun sequence genome and harbors:
- the mtdha gene encoding metadherin a isoform X1; protein product: MAGDLWSFALDKAELLSGRIRELVTSGQGVVRARFGVDLGLKPELYPTWVILSTAAVGVLLLLLLLEASWAAVCGGGGGGGGGQPVRKKRALQVNQAGDETTKAGFNNNNNDKSAKPEEQKKRNKKKAGDKKTQSNGQPPVVAQEEVKATVAASETATEIKAEKIRPKFRGTETVAVEQVHEVQAPVQTKKNKKKPKTEAKPVQPLSTSDGKEPDDGAWETKVSNREKRQQRRKEKGSEDSGSPGGVEAYKPHVDPPAASVTGKKKRGNNENQQSRPSTKGDPASGKGKAEPLSSSSPARKVEPTVNGGGWSDVSLKASGPSGSVEGTKWSSVSASARYRPQTDPQPWTQESQAAWSSVDGKMKKMAFSVLQPNSTDALSTSAKMQWVNQPSVDDQWSGFKGVAADSTSDWNAPAEHWGNYEEPPVPVAAAAAATPQQDQPKVSEDEKEIDDPSEGAAKSKKKRKKKKKTEEEPASDTLTPSAASVHSAVTKAPEHPALPLQNTSISSSQKKSEPTVEPQKPSQKKKVRRET
- the mtdha gene encoding metadherin a isoform X2, whose product is MAGDLWSFALDKAELLSGRIRELVTSGQGVVRARFGVDLGLKPELYPTWVILSTAAVGVLLLLLLLEASWAAVCGGGGGGGGGQPVRKKRALQVNQAGDETTKAGFNNNNNDKSAKPEEQKKRNKKKAGDKKTQSNGQPPVVAQEEVKATVAASETATEIKAEKIRPKFRGTETVAVEQVHEVQAPVQTKKNKKKPKTEAKPVQPLSTSDGKEPDDGAWETKVSNREKRQQRRKEKGSEDSGSPGGVEAYKPHVDPPAASVTGKKKRGNNENQQSRPSTKGDPASGKGKAEPLSSSSPARKVEPTVNGGGWSDVSLKASGPSGSVEGTKWSSVSASARYRPQTDPQPWTQESQAWSSVDGKMKKMAFSVLQPNSTDALSTSAKMQWVNQPSVDDQWSGFKGVAADSTSDWNAPAEHWGNYEEPPVPVAAAAAATPQQDQPKVSEDEKEIDDPSEGAAKSKKKRKKKKKTEEEPASDTLTPSAASVHSAVTKAPEHPALPLQNTSISSSQKKSEPTVEPQKPSQKKKVRRET